In Spartinivicinus poritis, a genomic segment contains:
- the argJ gene encoding bifunctional glutamate N-acetyltransferase/amino-acid acetyltransferase ArgJ, with amino-acid sequence MAVGLESIKQLLPVPGVKLSAVSAGIKKNLRTDLALLQFRVGSTVAGVFTQNRFCAAPVQVAKQHLSQQPLALLINAGNANAGTGQQGLEDAYCSCEVTAEQLGLTQQQVLPFSTGVIGEPLPVKKIEDALPQLVNKLSVESWNQVAEAIMTTDTQAKGISKQFSWAGKTYTITGIAKGAGMIKPNMATMLAFIATDLAVDQSLLQKLTVDIANLSFNRITIDGDTSTNDAFIVAATGAANNELIVNTCDQLFQLFKSTLIEVAKQLAQMIVRDGEGATKFVSINVNGAKTAQDALEVAYTVAHSPLVKTALFASDPNWGRILAAVGRAEIAELDVNEVQIKLNDVAIVEKGGRAASYTEEQGQQAMVESAISIDIELGNGDFAETIWTTDLSHEYVKINAEYRT; translated from the coding sequence ATGGCGGTCGGCTTAGAGTCTATAAAGCAACTGTTGCCTGTTCCAGGTGTAAAGTTGTCAGCAGTTTCTGCTGGTATCAAAAAAAATCTACGAACAGACTTAGCATTACTGCAGTTTAGGGTTGGTAGCACTGTAGCAGGGGTTTTTACCCAAAACCGTTTTTGTGCTGCCCCGGTTCAAGTGGCAAAGCAACATTTATCGCAACAGCCTTTAGCACTATTAATCAATGCGGGAAATGCTAATGCAGGAACAGGCCAGCAGGGCTTGGAAGATGCTTACTGTAGTTGTGAGGTGACAGCAGAACAGTTAGGCCTGACGCAACAACAAGTATTGCCTTTTTCGACAGGGGTTATTGGAGAACCATTACCTGTCAAAAAAATAGAGGATGCACTACCCCAACTGGTAAACAAATTAAGTGTTGAGTCCTGGAATCAGGTAGCAGAAGCCATTATGACTACTGATACTCAGGCTAAGGGTATTTCTAAGCAATTTAGTTGGGCAGGGAAAACTTATACCATCACAGGTATTGCGAAAGGGGCAGGGATGATTAAGCCAAATATGGCCACCATGTTAGCTTTTATTGCAACAGACCTTGCTGTTGATCAGTCTTTACTGCAGAAATTAACTGTAGATATAGCGAACCTGTCGTTCAATCGTATTACCATTGATGGTGATACCTCCACTAATGATGCCTTTATAGTAGCAGCTACCGGTGCAGCTAATAATGAATTAATAGTGAATACCTGTGATCAGTTATTTCAATTATTTAAAAGCACGCTAATTGAGGTGGCTAAGCAGCTAGCTCAAATGATTGTGCGTGATGGAGAAGGCGCCACTAAATTTGTCTCCATTAATGTCAATGGTGCAAAAACTGCTCAAGATGCCTTGGAAGTTGCCTATACAGTGGCACACTCTCCTTTAGTTAAAACCGCCTTATTTGCCAGTGATCCCAATTGGGGCAGAATATTAGCGGCAGTTGGCCGAGCAGAGATTGCTGAATTAGATGTCAATGAGGTACAGATAAAGCTAAATGATGTTGCCATTGTTGAAAAAGGTGGTCGAGCAGCCAGCTATACAGAAGAGCAGGGTCAACAGGCAATGGTTGAGTCTGCAATTTCAATTGATATTGAGCTGGGTAATGGCGATTTTGCTGAAACTATCTGGACAACTGACCTTTCCCATGAGTATGTCAAAATCAATGCTGAATATCGGACCTGA
- a CDS encoding Nudix family hydrolase — protein sequence MHKKSIQVAAAAIINASGEVLIAKRPDDKHQGGKWEFPGGKIEQGETVQAALTRELYEELAIQVITANPLIKITYEYPEKVVQLDVWQVTAFSGDPVGNEGQAIKWVAKTKLSDYQFPPANRPILQALLLPDHYLISGGFTDQADCLRRVQTAIASGIQLIQLRATDKPIPLGLVKALAEYCYQTNVKLLIKQSSCSRETYNLEGVCGVHLTATELMDCNEAAIAQYQEQGWLVAASCHNAEEIAKANALAVDFITLSPIQPTASHSEQPSLGWEKAQHLINLAQCPIYCLGGLDASDVKQAKQIGGQGVAGISQFWPS from the coding sequence ATGCACAAAAAGTCTATTCAGGTTGCAGCGGCGGCGATTATAAATGCTTCAGGTGAAGTATTAATTGCTAAACGCCCGGATGATAAACACCAAGGGGGTAAGTGGGAGTTTCCTGGAGGCAAGATAGAGCAGGGAGAAACTGTGCAGGCAGCATTAACGCGAGAGCTATACGAAGAACTTGCTATTCAGGTAATAACTGCTAACCCATTAATTAAAATAACTTATGAGTATCCTGAAAAAGTTGTACAGCTTGATGTATGGCAAGTAACAGCATTTAGTGGTGATCCTGTTGGCAATGAAGGACAGGCAATTAAGTGGGTGGCAAAAACAAAACTATCAGATTATCAGTTTCCACCCGCTAATCGCCCTATTCTTCAAGCCTTATTACTACCTGATCATTATTTAATTTCAGGTGGCTTTACTGACCAGGCTGACTGCTTAAGGCGCGTACAAACAGCTATAGCTTCAGGCATTCAATTAATACAGCTAAGGGCTACGGACAAACCTATACCACTGGGCTTGGTCAAAGCCTTGGCAGAGTACTGTTATCAAACAAACGTGAAGCTGCTTATTAAACAGTCAAGTTGTAGTAGAGAGACATATAATCTGGAAGGAGTCTGCGGTGTTCATCTAACGGCAACTGAATTGATGGATTGCAATGAAGCTGCTATTGCTCAGTATCAAGAGCAGGGTTGGCTAGTTGCTGCCTCCTGCCATAACGCTGAGGAAATTGCTAAGGCTAATGCGTTAGCTGTGGATTTTATTACTCTTTCACCAATTCAGCCAACGGCGAGCCACTCAGAACAGCCCAGCTTAGGTTGGGAAAAAGCACAGCATTTAATCAATTTAGCGCAGTGCCCTATTTATTGTCTGGGTGGTCTCGACGCTTCCGATGTAAAGCAGGCCAAGCAGATTGGTGGCCAAGGTGTTGCTGGAATTAGTCAGTTCTGGCCTAGTTAG
- the yacG gene encoding DNA gyrase inhibitor YacG, translating into MTSAIVKCPTCKKAGPWTPKNEFRPFCSKRCQLIDLGAWADEQHRIPGDPAYLPDEELLAEYPSDQLV; encoded by the coding sequence ATGACTAGTGCTATCGTTAAATGCCCTACCTGCAAAAAAGCAGGTCCCTGGACACCTAAAAATGAATTTCGACCCTTCTGCTCAAAACGCTGTCAGCTGATTGATTTAGGTGCCTGGGCAGATGAGCAGCACCGCATTCCGGGCGATCCTGCTTATCTGCCTGATGAAGAGCTTTTAGCAGAGTACCCCTCTGACCAGCTAGTATAA